A DNA window from Macadamia integrifolia cultivar HAES 741 chromosome 4, SCU_Mint_v3, whole genome shotgun sequence contains the following coding sequences:
- the LOC122075726 gene encoding uncharacterized protein LOC122075726, with translation MEGGSSGRAEAQRCLEIAEKLLSVRDLIGSKNFAVRAQKADPFLDGIEQILAIVDVLLAAEKRINNHLDWYAILQIGCQSNDLELIKKKYRKLALLLHPDKNKSAFADDAFKLVVDAWAVLSNPSKKPLYDNELNLFSKIVSNHNLQQQQPVKPTPRNRKRKAPKEQIFNSASNRTPSLMSTFWTTCPYCYNLYEYPRIYEECCLRCEKCKRAFQAVMVNSVPPAVPGEEEFFYCWGFFPLAFSDSKSGGGKPKFPSFSSWTSSSPPMYPPNLQPGGNRSSTDKNAGFPNWMPFSSMFTPQSQAEGIRNATGGNDDSSVDIIDKGNFPTQVKVRPVSNEKSGEPEEKVNNRDRNSPGKAKKGGGDGDGRMEVPKVATARLQRKKTVAKRTQKQMGRGPQVKKVENRSTRKLGKLDLNGKVGCEVEDSEPGEGTDAGSGNENVATGIGFYEGLDDLLGNMPILNVVDDGGKVEGGDA, from the coding sequence ATGGAAGGGGGAAGTAGCGGAAGAGCCGAAGCTCAACGATGTCTAGAAATTGCAGAGAAGCTTCTTTCAGTTCGAGATCTCATAGGAAGCAAGAATTTTGCAGTTCGAGCTCAAAAAGCCGATCCTTTCCTTGACGGAATCGAGCAGATCCTTGCCATCGTCGATGTTCTTCTGGCAGCCGAGAAGCGGATCAACAATCACTTGGACTGGTACGCAATCCTGCAAATCGGTTGTCAATCTAACGATCTGGAACTCATAAAGAAAAAGTACAGGAAACTGGCTTTGCTCTTACATCCGGACAAGAACAAATCCGCCTTCGCCGATGACGCGTTCAAGCTCGTCGTCGATGCTTGGGCTGTTTTATCTAATCCATCCAAAAAGCCTCTCTATGATAACGAGCTCAATCTCTTCTCCAAAATCGTTTCAAACCACaacctacaacaacaacaacctgTAAAGCCAACTCCTCGAAACAGGAAGAGAAAGGCACCTAAGGAGCAAATCTTTAACTCGGCTAGCAACAGAACTCCATCGTTGATGTCGACTTTCTGGACGACATGTCCGTATTGCTATAATCTCTATGAGTACCCTAGGATTTACGAGGAGTGCTGTCTCAGGTGTGAGAAATGTAAGAGGGCTTTTCAGGCTGTGATGGTTAATTCTGTTCCTCCGGCTGTACCCGGGGAGGAAGAGTTCTTCTATTGCTGGGGTTTCTTCCCTCTGGCTTTCTCAGACTCTAAGTCTGGTGGCGGTAAACCTAAATTTCCTAGCTTTTCTAGTTGGACGTCTTCTTCACCTCCGATGTATCCTCCTAATCTTCAGCCTGGAGGGAATCGTAGCTCTACAGACAAAAATGCTGGGTTTCCTAATTGGATGCCTTTCTCTTCCATGTTTACACCTCAATCTCAAGCTGAAGGTATTCGTAATGCTACTGGGGGAAATGATGATAGTTCGGTAGATATTATTGACAAGGGGAATTTTCCTACTCAGGTTAAGGTGAGACCTGTGTCAAATGAGAAATCTGGGGAACCAGAAGAGAAAGTGAATAACAGAGATCGGAACTCTCCGGGGAAGGCTAAGAAAGGgggtggtgatggtgatggaagGATGGAGGTTCCCAAAGTTGCTACTGCAAGGCTGCAAAGGAAGAAGACAGTTGCAAAGAGAACCCAAAAACAGATGGGTAGAGGCCCCCAGGTTAAGAAAGTTGAAAATAGATCAACCCGAAAATTGGGGAAACTTGATTTGAATGGGAAAGTAGGGTGTGAGGTTGAGGATTCTGAACCTGGGGAAGGAACAGATGCAGGGAGTGGGAATGAAAATGTTGCTACAGGGATTGGGTTCTATGAGGGACTTGATGATTTGCTGGGAAATATGCCAA